CGGCCTCAAGTCGCAAGTGCTTGGGCAATAGCGATTAGCGGCTTGGTCCAGTTGCCAAACGAGCCCGAAAAAAGTTCAATAGACGTCCTGTCACCCCGATTTTGAAAGCCGTGAATCCGTAAGGGTTTACGGCTTTTTTGTTGCGCTCGCCAAAGTCCAAAGATGAGGAAATGTAGCCACAGTGTAGCCAAAGTCGGATGTCAAGCTGTCGTTGCCTTCTTGCGCACCAGGAACCCGTCTAGGGAATTCGCCGCGTCGCGCTGCAGCGAAGGCATCACGTGGGAGTAGGTGTCGAGCGTCAGGCTGATCTGCGAATGGCCCAGCCGCTCCTGGACGACCTTCGGATGCACGCCCTTCGTCAGCAGGAGCGATGCCGACGTGTGCCGGAGATCGTGGAACCGCATGTCGGGAAGTCCTGCGCGCTTGAGCGTCGGCTTGAACGAGCGGCGGGTGATGTTGCTCCGGCGCAAGGTGTTGCCATCGGTATCGCAGAAGACGAACGGGCAGCCCGCGAGCCCCTCGCGCATCAATTGCTTTCGATGTTCCACGAGAGCCGCCACGGCCGCCGCCGCCAAGTCGACGCGTCGCCGGCCGCTTTCGCTCTTCGGCTGGCTGAGCTCGCTCCGCCCTTTTACCTCCATCAGCGTGTGCCGCACTGTCACCGTCCCAGCGTCGAGGTCGACGTCCGACCATTGCAGCCCGCACAGTTCACCGAGGCGAAGACCGGAGGCGATTGCCAGCACATAGAGGGCGTACAGCCGGTCAGTTTCCGCGGCGACAAGGAAATCGTCGACTTGGCCGGGATCCAGCGCTCGAACAGTCGACTTTTCGACGCGTGGCCGATCGACGACGTCGCAGACATTCCGCGCGACCTTTCCGAGGCGCATGGCATCGCCGAGGGCCCGGTGAAGGATCGCGTACGTGAGTTGCCGCACCCGTGGCGAGGCGCCAGCGTCCGCCATGGACGTCTGCAAGTTGATCAGGTGGTCGGGAAGAAGCTTCGCCAACGCGAGGCCGCCGAGCCGCGGATTCACGTGAACGCGGATCATAGTCTCGTAATTGGCATATGTCGTCGCGCGAATTCGTCCCTTCGCCACGCTTTCCAACCACCAGGTCAGAAACTCCGCGACGGTTTGCCGCTCGACCTTGACCAGGACGCCGCCGAGCTTCTTGCCTTGGAGTTTGGTCAGTCCGTCCTGGACTTCCTTCTTAGTCGCGCCGTACACGACCTTGCGTTGTCGCTTGCCCGCGCCGTTGTAGCCGATGTTGATGCAGCCGCACCAGCGGCCGTCCGACCGTTGGTAGATGCTGCCTTCCCCGTTGCCGCGTCGTTTAGTTCGTGCTGTCATTTTTTACTTCTCCTCATTTTCGAATTCGACGGAAGCGTTTTCATTTTCTTGGCGAAACTTTTCCTCGTCCGCCTGAATCTTGTGCCATGCCGTAAAGAAAGCATCGTCACCACTTTTTGAACCCAGCAATGGAACGACAAGCCGTTCCCAACCGATTCCGACCGCTCCAACAGCGGCGACAACCGCAACAGGCCAAATAGGTCCCGTTCGTTGAATCTGCAGGAACAACGAAACTAATGCACAGACGGCGGCTGTTGTTGCCAATACCCAGAACATCGCCGGTGCAAATCCGATTCTGGGATGCGCCGGCATTTTTCTCAGATGTCGCAGTCGACCTTCCCATCGAAATTTAGAACCGGCGAAGGCCCGCAAGTACGTGGAAATCCGAATTGCATTGAGTCGACGTGCGCGCACAAGCACTAGGCACGCCCAGACTAGGGGCACAGCCATCAGTGGAATCAGCCCAGAAAGGGAGTCATCCAACGAGCAGCCAGCGGCGACGAGCGCTAATGCCGCACCGATCGTATAGTTCATCAAGTCAATGACTTGAGAAGTGCTCTGAAGCGCTTCGTCGCGCAAGAGTTGTATTTCAAGGACCTCAAGTTCGCTCATTTGCAAGCCCAAT
This genomic stretch from Planctomycetia bacterium harbors:
- a CDS encoding tyrosine-type recombinase/integrase, translating into MTARTKRRGNGEGSIYQRSDGRWCGCINIGYNGAGKRQRKVVYGATKKEVQDGLTKLQGKKLGGVLVKVERQTVAEFLTWWLESVAKGRIRATTYANYETMIRVHVNPRLGGLALAKLLPDHLINLQTSMADAGASPRVRQLTYAILHRALGDAMRLGKVARNVCDVVDRPRVEKSTVRALDPGQVDDFLVAAETDRLYALYVLAIASGLRLGELCGLQWSDVDLDAGTVTVRHTLMEVKGRSELSQPKSESGRRRVDLAAAAVAALVEHRKQLMREGLAGCPFVFCDTDGNTLRRSNITRRSFKPTLKRAGLPDMRFHDLRHTSASLLLTKGVHPKVVQERLGHSQISLTLDTYSHVMPSLQRDAANSLDGFLVRKKATTA